The proteins below come from a single Erysipelothrix piscisicarius genomic window:
- a CDS encoding zinc ribbon domain-containing protein YjdM, with translation MTLPNCPQCTSEYTYEDRDLFVCPECGHEWNALSTQESMLVVKDAHGTVLADGDDIVITKDLKVKGASSALKQGTKVKNIKLVEGDHNIDCRIESFGAMSLKSEFVKKA, from the coding sequence ATGACATTACCAAATTGTCCTCAGTGTACTTCCGAGTACACTTATGAAGATCGAGATTTATTCGTATGTCCAGAATGTGGTCATGAATGGAATGCCTTGAGCACTCAAGAATCAATGCTTGTAGTCAAAGATGCACATGGAACGGTGCTTGCGGACGGAGATGATATCGTCATCACTAAAGACCTCAAAGTTAAAGGGGCATCCAGTGCATTGAAACAAGGTACTAAAGTGAAAAACATTAAACTTGTGGAGGGCGATCACAATATAGATTGTCGCATCGAAAGCTTTGGTGCCATGAGTCTCAAATCAGAATTTGTAAAGAAAGCATAA
- the agaF gene encoding PTS galactosamine/N-acetylgalactosamine transporter subunit IIA — MIGIIVTGHGRFAEGLSSSVELIAGAQPQYKSVLFLEEAGPEKLSSDLKEAIAEVNTGEGVFVFTDLKGGTPFKESVMIAMNQTDVHVLAGTNLPMLLEASLMRLSEPAVYDFEKSLAETGASQVELFEMPEADDASDDFSDGI, encoded by the coding sequence ATGATCGGAATTATCGTTACAGGTCACGGAAGATTTGCAGAAGGTTTATCTTCATCCGTTGAACTTATTGCAGGTGCACAACCTCAATATAAGAGTGTTTTATTTTTAGAAGAAGCTGGTCCTGAAAAATTATCAAGCGATCTTAAAGAAGCGATTGCTGAAGTAAATACAGGTGAAGGTGTTTTTGTCTTTACAGATTTAAAAGGTGGTACACCTTTTAAAGAATCCGTAATGATCGCAATGAACCAAACTGATGTTCATGTTCTTGCAGGAACAAACCTACCAATGCTCCTTGAAGCAAGTTTAATGCGTTTAAGTGAGCCTGCTGTTTACGACTTTGAGAAATCACTTGCTGAAACAGGTGCTTCCCAAGTTGAACTCTTTGAAATGCCCGAAGCAGATGACGCTTCTGACGATTTCTCAGACGGAATTTAA